From a region of the Pleuronectes platessa chromosome 22, fPlePla1.1, whole genome shotgun sequence genome:
- the lrig3 gene encoding leucine-rich repeats and immunoglobulin-like domains protein 3: protein MCSSTQPRGAAGLTVGFLLVLALHRGAAADARTCPPPCACFGELVDCSRLRRGQVPHTIPEWTVQLDLSHNKLQVLDSNLFSRLQHLSEIKLNHNELEAIPDLGPYASNITTLILANNRISRISVEQLRPFLALETLDLSYNNIVDIKASSFPALPLKNLFLNNNRISSLETGCFTNLSSSLQVLRLNRNRLSSIPAKIFQLPNLQHLDLSRNRVRRVEGLTFHGLHALSSLKMQRNGLSRLMDGAFWGLSNMEVLQLDYNNLTEVSKGWLYGLLTLQQLHLGHNAISRIRPDAWEFCQKLSELNLSSNHLSRLDESSFVGLSLLDELHIGNNRVSFIADGAFRGLSNLQALDLQNNEISWTIEDMNGPFSALDNLKKLFLHGNQIRSVTKKSFSGLDALQHLDLSNNAIMSIQANAFSQMKNLQELRLNTSSLLCDCQLKWLPIWVAEQTFLPCVNASCAHPQMLKGRSVFAVSQDEFVCDDFPKPQITVQPETQSALKGTNVTFICSAASSSDSPMTFAWKKDNEVLNDAEIHNQAHLRAQGGSGSETEVTEYTTTLQLRTVEFSSEGKYQCIISNHFGSSYSTKARLTVNMLPSFTKMPMDLSIRAGATARLECAAVGHPSPQIAWQKDGGTDFPAARERRMHVMPEDDVFFIVDVKTEDIGVYSCTAQNTAGAISANATLTVLETPSFLRPLMDRTVAKGETAVLQCIAGGSPPPRLNWTKDDSPLVVTERHFFAAANQLLIIVDAAEADVGKYTCEMSNALGTERGNVRLSVISNPNCDPGVQGGMGVGAVGGAGSDVDGWTTVGIVIIAVVCCVVGTSLVWVVIIYHTRRRNEDCSVTNTDETNLPADIPSYLSSQGTLADRQDGYIPSESGSSHQYMPSSLSGFYLQQKDMNGLCHLDTGSEADLEAAIDPLLCHYQGPIGSLLRRDNMYATDPSEGFTGCSIDQRPACIESYSSSLPSSKRRDYFLSEHFDVCSSTVLMQLPSAGLHHGSSHQPSDRRPSTEEEDLSDYGRPHECPAPCNTFMGTFGKAPWRPQQDLYTGCGPPSVPHDAMTPHENPYTAPDVDSDHEESSLSRDSSSEHDSSVYEHPFDCSRTDPLPPRRTST, encoded by the exons ATGTGTTCCTCCACGCAGCCTCGCGGAGCGGCGGGGCTCACCGTGGGGttcctcctggttctggcgctgCATCGTGGAGCCGCCGCGGACGCACGGACTTGTCCCCCTCCCTGCGCCTGTTTCGGGGAGCTGGTGGACTGCAGTCGGCTGAGAAGGGGCCAGGTTCCGCACACGATCCCGGAATGGACGGTTCAGCT gGACCTGAGCCATAACAAATTGCAGGTGCTTGACAGCAATTTGTTTTCCAGACTACAACATCTGAGTGAAAT AAAGCTAAACCACAATGAGCTCGAGGCCATACCAGATTTGGGCCCTTATGCTTCAAACATCACAACGCTCATTCT agCAAACAACAGGATCAGCAGGATCTCTGTGGAGCAGCTCCGGCCCTTCCTCGCTCTGGAAACGCTCGACCTCAGCTACAACAACATCGTGGATATAAAGGCCAGCTCCTTCCCCGCTCTGCCCCTGAAGAACCT GTTCCTCAACAACAATCGGATCTCCTCGCTGGAGACTGGCTGTTTCACCAACCTGTCCAGCAGCCTGCAGGTTCTCCGGCTCAACCGCAATcgcctctcctccatcccagcCAAGATCTTCCAGCTGCCCAACCTCCAGCATCT agaccTGAGCAGGAACCGGGTTCGCAGGGTGGAGGGCCTGACCTTCCACGGTCTGCACGCACTCAGCTCCCTCAAGATGCAGAGGAACGGCCTCAGTCGCCTGATGGACGGAGCCTTCTGGGGCCTCAGCAACATGGAAGTCCT GCAGCTGGACTACAACAACCTGACGGAGGTGAGCAAGGGCTGGCTGTACGGACTGCtgactctgcagcagctccaccttGGCCACAACGCCATCAGCAGGATCCGACCTGACGCCTGGGAGTTCTGCCAGAAACTCAGCGAGCT CAACCTCTCCTCCAACCATCTGTCCAGGCTGGATGAGTCCAGCTTTGTCGGCCTCAGCCTTCTGGACGAGCTCCACATCGGAAACAACCGCGTGAGCTTCATCGCAGATGGAGCTTTCCGAGGCCTCTCCAACCTGCAGGCGCT GGACCTTCAAAATAATGAAATCTCCTGGACCATCGAGGACATGAATGGGCCTttctctgctttggacaacctGAAAAAACT GTTTCTGCATGGGAACCAGATCCGCTCGGTGACCAAGAAGTCTTTCTCAGGCCTGGACGCGCTGCAGCACCT agaTTTGAGCAACAACGCGATCATGTCCATTCAAGCGAACGCCTTCTCGCAGATGAAGAACCTGCAGGAGCT GCGTCTGAACACCTCCAGCCTGCTGTGCGACTGCCAGCTGAAGTGGCTTCCCATCTGGGTGGCAGAGCAAACCTTCCTGCCCTGCGTCAACGCCAGCTGCGCCCACCCGCAAATGCTGAAGGGCAGGAGCGTGTTTGCTGTCAGCCAGGACGAGTTTGTGTGTG ATGATTTCCCAAAGCCTCAGATCACCGTTCAGCCGGAGACCCAGTCCGCCCTCAAGGGCACCAACGTGACGTTCATCTGCTCTGCGGCCAGCTCCAGCGACTCCCCCATGACCTTCGCCTGGAAGAAAGACAATGAGGTCCTGAACGACGCAGAGATCCACAACCAGGCCCACCTGCGAGCGCAAGGAGGATCGGGGAGTGAGACGGAAGTGACGGAGTACACAACCACCCTGCAGCTCCGTACCGTGGAGTTCTCCAGCGAGGGAAAATACCAATGCATCATCTCCAACCATTTTGGATCGTCGTACTCCACCAAGGCCCGGCTCACTGTCAACA TGTTGCCGTCCTTCACCAAGATGCCCATGGACTTGAGTATTCGTGCCGGAGCAACAGCCAGACTGGAATGTGCGGCTGTGGGTCACCCTTCCCCTCAGATCGCCTGGCAGAAAGACGGGGGTACCGATTTCCCTGCCGCCCGTGAACGCCGGATGCACGTCATGCCGGAGGATGACGTCTTTTTCATAGTGGATGTCAAGACGGAGGATATCGGCGTTTACAGCTGCACAGCTCAGAACACGGCGGGAGCCATTTCTGCAAACGCTACACTTACCGTTCTAG AAACACCCTCTTTCCTGCGGCCGCTCATGGATCGCACTGTGGCCAAGGGCGAAACCGCCGTCCTCCAGTGCATTGCCGGCGGCAGCCCTCCCCCGAGGTTGAACTGGACCAAAGACGACAGCCCCTTGGTTGTGACCGAGCGCCACTTTTTTGCCGCCGCCAACCAGCTCCTCATCATCGTGGACGCAGCAGAGGCTGACGTGGGGAAGTACACCTGCGAGATGTCAAATGCGCTGGGCACGGAGAGGGGCAACGTTCGCCTGTCAGTCATATCGAACCCCAACTGCGACCCCGGCGTGCAGGGAGGCATGGGGGTCGGCGCCGTGGGCGGGGCCGGATCGGACGTCGATGGCTGGACCACAGTGGGAATTGTAATCATAGCGGTGGTGTGCTGCGTGGTGGGCACTTCGCTAGTTTGGGTGGTGATCATCTACCACACCCGACGACGGAACGAGGACTGCAGCGTCACCAACACAG ATGAGACCAACCTGCCTGCAGACATTCCCAGTTACCTGTCCTCCCAGGGCACGCTGGCTGACCGACAGGACGGCTACATCCCGTCAGAGAGCGGCAGCAGTCATCAGTACATGCCGTCGTCCCTCAGTGGCTTCTACCTGCAGCAGAAAGACATGAACG GTCTTTGTCATctggacacaggaagtgaagcggaCTTGGAGGCAGCCATCGATCCTCTGCTCTGCCACTATCAAGGACCAATAGGCTCGTTGCTTCGCAGAGACAACATGTACGCCACTGACCCATCAGAGGGCTTCACAG gCTGTTCCATCGACCAAAGGCCTGCATGCATTGAATCTTACAGCAGTAGCCTGCCCAGTTCCAAAAGGAGGGACTACTTCCTGTCTGAGCATTTTGACGTCTGCTCCTCGACGGTCCTGATGCAGCTCCCCAGCGCCGGACTCCATCACGGCTCCTCCCACCAGCCGAGCGACCGCCGACCATCCACGGAGGAGGAAGACTTGAGCGACTACGGCCGACCTCACGAGTGCCCCGCACCCTGCAACACCTTCATGG GAACATTTGGGAAAGCTCCCTGGAGGCCTCAGCAGGATCTGTACACGGGTTGCGGCCCGCCCTCAGTGCCACACGATGCGATGACGCCACATGAGAACCCTTACACGGCACCTGACGTCGATTCAGACCACGAAGAGAGCAGCCTCAGCAGGGACTCGTCGTCAGAGCACGACAGCAGCGTTTACGAACATCCGTTTGACTGCAGCAGGACGGATCCCTTGCCACCGCGCAGAACGAGCACTTAG